Proteins co-encoded in one Nicotiana sylvestris chromosome 7, ASM39365v2, whole genome shotgun sequence genomic window:
- the LOC104241687 gene encoding UDP-glycosyltransferase 71E1-like, producing MIVVGPILNLGDGNEDHNQEYDMIMKWLDEQPHSSVVFLCFGSKGSFEEDQVKEIANALERSGNRFLWSLRRPPPKDTLQFPSEFENPEEVLPVGFFQRTKGRGKVIGWAPQLAILSHPAVGGFVSHCGWNSTLESVRSGVPIATWPLYAEQQSNAFQLVKDLGMAVEIKMDYREDFNKTNPPLVKAEEIEDGIRKLMDSENKIRAKVMEMKDKSRAALLEGGSSYVALGHFVETCPLTLKAVRQLMEPDSEIRTKMEDVKEKSRFSIMEIGSSDASLGRFIEQVSDGVNNKC from the exons atgatcgtagtTGGGCCTATACTTAACCTTGGAGATGGGAATGAAGATCACAATCAAGAATATGATATGATTATGAAGTGGCTCGACGAGCAGCCTCATTCATCAGTGGTGTTCCTATGCTTTGGAAGCAAGGGATCTTTCGAAGAAGATCAAGTGAAGGAAATAGCAAATGCTCTAGAGAGAAGTGGTAACCGGTTCTTGTGGTCGCTAAGACGACCGCCACCAAAAGACACGCTACAATTCCCAAGCGAATTCGAGAATCCAGAGGAAGTCTTGCCGGTGGGATTCTTTCAAAGGACTAAAGGAAGAGGAAAGGTGATAGGATGGGCACCCCAGTTGGCTATTTTGTCTCATCCTGCAGTAGGAGGATTCGTGTCGCATTGTGGGTGGAATTCAACTTTGGAGAGTGTTCGTAGTGGAGTACCGATAGCAACATGGCCATTGTATGCAGAGCAACAGAGCAATGCATTTCAACTGGTGAAGGATTTGGGGATGGCAGTGGAGATTAAGATGGATTACAGGGAAGATTTTAATAAGACAAATCCACCACTGGTTAAAGCTGAGGAGATAGAAGATGGAATTAGGAAGCTGATGGATTCAGAGAATAAAATCAGGGCTAAGGTGATGGAGATGAAGGACAAAAGTAGAGCAGCGTTATTAGAAGGCGGATCATCATATGTAGCTCTCGGGCATTTTGTTGAGACT TGTCCTCTCACTCTAAAAGCAGTAAGGCAGCTGATGGAGCCTGACAGTGAAATAAGAACGAAAATGGAAGACGTGAAGGAGAAGAGCAGGTTTTCTATAATGGAAATTGGCTCTTCCGATGCCTCTCTTGGACGTTTTATCGAGCAG GTATCGGATGGTGTCAACAATAAATGCTAA
- the LOC104230901 gene encoding UDP-glucose flavonoid 3-O-glucosyltransferase 6-like, whose translation MNATKITELVFIPSPGMGHLVPAVEMSKLLIAREEQLSINVLIMNMNLDPNLNPYIQSLSSNTNFSSSRLKFIQLPRDESALQLLNNSTFFSGVIDSHKPQVRQVAAQILQSETATLSGLVIDMMCTTMIDVANECGLPTYVFYTTSAAMLGLHLHMQSLQDDFNIDITNYNNDPESELSVPTYFNPFATKCLPSIFLDKDGGSTMFLDIAKRYQETKGILVNTFLEFEAHALKSLSLDGKIPPVYPVGPLLNLNSGVGDNEDLSDHEIIKWLDEQTPSSVVFLCFGTSGSFNEEQVKEIANALEERGCRFLWSLRKPPPKDSWYPSDYKNLEDVLPEGFLQRTKGIGMVIGWAPQGVILSHGAVGGFVSHCGWNSILESIWFGVPIATWPMYSEQQANAFQLVKDLGMAMDIKMDYNISGNKTDIIKAEKIKSAIRQLMEPENEIRMKVKDMKEKSRLALKEGGSSYTSVGRFIEQVMGNN comes from the coding sequence ATGAATGCAACTAAAATCACCGAGTTGGTCTTCATTCCATCTCCTGGAATGGGTCACCTAGTACCCGCGGTGGAGATGTCAAAGCTTCTTATAGCTAGAGAGGAACAGCTCTCCATCAATGTCCTTATCATGAATATGAACCTCGACCCCAACCTCAATCCTTACATCCAATCACTTTCCTCAAATACTAATTTCAGCTCATCAAGATTGAAATTCATACAACTCCCACGAGACGAATCCGCTTTGCAACTCCTCAACAACAGCACATTCTTTTCTGGCGTTATTGATAGCCATAAGCCTCAGGTCAGACAAGTTGCAGCTCAAATTCTACAATCTGAAACAGCCACACTATCTGGTCTTGTGATAGACATGATGTGTACCACAATGATAGACGTAGCAAATGAATGCGGGCTCCCAACTTATGTTTTCTACACGACTAGTGCAGCCATGCTTGGGCTTCACCTTCATATGCAGAGTCTACAAGATGATTTTAACATAGACATTACAAATTACAACAATGATCCTGAATCAGAACTCTCTGTTCCTACGTATTTCAATCCTTTTGCGACTAAATGTTTGCCGTCTATATTCCTGGACAAGGATGGTGGTTCCACTATGTTCCTTGATATTGCCAAAAGATACCAAGAAACAAAAGGTATCTTGGTAAACACCTTCCTAGAGTTTGAAGCTCATGCTTTGAAATCACTTTCTTTGGACGGGAAAATTCCACCTGTCTATCCAGTAGGACCATTGCTGAACCTCAATAGTGGTGTCGGTGATAACGAAGATTTATCTGACCATGAAATTATCAAATGGTTAGATGAGCAAACTCCATCCTCTGTAGTGTTCCTCTGTTTTGGAACATCAGGAAGTTTTAACGAGGAGCAAGTTAAGGAAATTGCAAATGCTTTAGAGGAGAGAGGGTGTCGGTTCTTGTGGTCGCTAAGGAAACCACCACCAAAAGATTCATGGTATCCAAGTGACTACAAAAACCTAGAAGATGTCTTGCCTGAAGGATTCTTGCAAAGGACGAAAGGGATTGGAATGGTGATAGGATGGGCACCCCAAGGGGTAATTTTGTCACATGGAGCGGTGGGTGGATTTGTGTCGCATTGTGGATGGAATTCGATTTTGGAGAGTATTTGGTTTGGAGTGCCAATAGCAACTTGGCCAATGTATTCGGAGCAACAAGCGAATGCGTTTCAATTGGTGAAGGATTTGGGTATGGCAATGGATATTAAGATGGATTATAACATTAGCGGGAACAAAACGGATATCATTAAAGCGGAGAAGATAAAGAGTGCAATAAGGCAGCTGATGGAGCCTGAAAATGAAATAAGGATGAAGGTAAAAGACATGAAGGAGAAGAGCAGATTGGCGCTGAAGGAAGGTGGTTCTTCCTACACCTCTGTTGGACGTTTTATCGAGCAGGTTATGGGCAATAACTGA
- the LOC104238194 gene encoding anthocyanidin 3-O-glucosyltransferase 6-like: MDTKKPELVFIPSPGLGHVASAVEISKLILDTDERLSISLLIMKHPADFGVQPYLQSLSAHSRLHFVDVSIDSKTAAELLSNKDRFLYDFVDGHKSKVREYVRNNIASNSCCGFVLDMFCISMIDVANEFGVPSYIFFTSATAFLALSLHFEALRSNANEDEISKYDYSESNEELSILGFKNLYPAKILPRPAKSVTPSSILYFDGIRRFKETKGIIINTFAELESFALQSLSDAKIVPQIYPIHPVANSEEGDKKQETESIIKWLDDQPKSSVLFLCFGTLGSFEPEQVREIAIALERSRHRFLWSLRRPPPKGKVEMPKNYDNSEEVLPEGFLDRTNGIGKVVGWAPQVTVLSHPAVGGFVSHCGWNSVLESVCCGVPIAAWPLYAEQQMNAFLLVKELGLAVEIRMDYVKDFEGKIPVDIVTAEEIEGAIKKLMADGEENEVRKKVKEMQEKSRVAMKEGGSSYTSLRLLIEDFISNIS, from the coding sequence ATGGACACAAAAAAACCAGAGCTGGTTTTCATTCCATCGCCTGGATTGGGTCACGTAGCTTCCGCTGTTGAAATTTCCAAACTGATTCTTGATACAGATGAACGCCTTTCCATTTCTCTCCTTATAATGAAACATCCTGCCGATTTCGGCGTTCAACCTTATCTTCAATCACTCTCTGCTCATTCCCGTTTGCACTTTGTAGATGtttcaattgactcaaaaacagcTGCTGAACTCTTGTCTAACAAGGACAGATTCTTATATGATTTCGTCGACGGTCATAAATCAAAGGTAAGAGAATATGTTCGTAACAACATTGCTAGTAATAGCTGTTGTGGGTTCGTTCTTGATATGTTCTGCATTTCCATGATTGATGTAGCCAATGAATTTGGTGTTCCAAGTTATATTTTCTTTACTTCGGCTACAGCTTTTCTTGCATTATCCCTTCATTTTGAAGCTCTAAGGAGTAATGCTAACGAAGACGAAATTTCCAAGTATGACTACTCTGAATCTAATGAGGAATTGTCGATTCTTGGATTTAAAAATCTGTATCCTGCTAAAATCTTACCTAGACCAGCTAAATCTGTTACACCTAGCTCGATTTTGTACTTCGATGGTATCCGTCGTTTTAAAGAGACGAAAGGTATTATTATTAATACCTTCGCTGAGCTTGAATCTTTTGCTCTTCAGTCTCTCTCCGATGCTAAAATTGTTCCTCAAATTTACCCAATTCATCCGGTCGCCAATTCTGAAGAGGGGGATAAGAAACAGGAAACTGAAAGtattatcaagtggttggatgatCAGCCGAAGTCATCTGTATTGTTTTTGTGCTTTGGTACATTGGGAAGTTTCGAACCTGAGCAAGTCAGAGAAATTGCAATTGCATTGGAGCGCAGCCGTCACAGGTTCTTGTGGTCGTTACGAAGGCCACCACCGAAAGGGAAAGTAGAGATGCCAAAAAATTATGATAATTCTGAGGAAGTACTGCCCGAAGGATTCTTGGACAGGACAAATGGGATTGGAAAAGTCGTAGGATGGGCGCCTCAAGTGACTGTATTATCACATCCTGCTGTAGGAGGATTCGTGTCGCATTGTGGGTGGAATTCTGTACTGGAGAGTGTGTGTTGTGGGGTGCCTATTGCTGCTTGGCCATTGTATGCTGAACAGCAGATGAATGCGTTTTTGTTGGTTAAAGAATTGGGATTGGCAGTGGAGATTCGGATGGATTATGTTAAGGATTTTGAAGGGAAAATTCCAGTTGATATTGTCACTGCTGAGGAAATTGAAGGCGCAATTAAGAAGCTCATGGCGGATGGTGAGGAGAATGAAGTGAGGAAAAAGGTGAAGGAAATGCAAGAGAAGAGCAGAGTAGCCATGAAGGAAGGTGGATCATCTTATACATCTCTGCGACTTTTGATTGAGGATTTCATCAGCAACATTTCCTAA